ACAATTAGGCTGGATAGATTGGAATTATCAATTCCTGAATTAAGGGAAAGAATTAAAAACGTGGCAGAAAAACGTTTTGAAGATGAAGTCCGGTCATTGCCGCTGGAAGAAGTAATTGGAGAAATTATCGATATCGAACTTGACCAGAGTGCTATATCAATTCTCGATATAAAAAGAGAACATGTATTCAAACGGAATAAAATCGCCAGGGGGCATCATTTGTTTGCCCAGGCTAATTCACTGGCAGTTGCTGTCATAAATGATGAGCTTGCTTTAACAGCTAAAGCGAATATCCAATTCACAAGGTCGGTAAAAGAAGGTGAACGGGTAATCGCCAAAGCAAGAGTTAAAAAAATCGATAGTGAAAACGGACGGACACTTGTAGAAGTGGTCAGTTTTGTGAACAGTGAAAGTGTTTTTAAAGGCGACTTTGAGATGTATCGTTCAAAAAATGATAAGTAAGGGATGAAAAGCGATGAGGCTAGCAGTAGATGCGATGGGCGGAGACAATGCACCAAGAGAAATCGTCCTCGGAGCAATGAAAGCAATCGAAAAATATGATGACATACATATCGTCCTTGTAGGCGACGAAAAAAAAATCAGGGAGCACCTTACAAAAGAAGAGAGAATTGAAATTCTTCATACTGAAGAAGTGATTCTTGGTACGGATGAGCCTGTCAGGGCAGTGCGCCGTAAGAAAACAGCTTCCATGGTCCTGGCAGCCCAGCAAGTTGCTGACGGCAAGGCGGATGCCTGTATTTCCGCTGGCAACACAGGAGCTTTGATGGCAGCCGGATTATTCGTGGTTGGAAGAATTGAAGGGATTGAAAGACCTGCGCTTGCGCCGACTCTACCTACAATTGGCGGGGAAGGCTTCCTGCTTCTGGATGTCGGAGCCAATGCTGATGCGAAGCCTGAACACCTTGTCCAATATGCAATCATGGGCTCGATCTACAGCGAGAAGGCAAGAGGAATCGCGAATCCGCGTGTGGGCTTGCTGAATATCGGAACAGAGGAAAAAAAGGGCAACGAGCTTGTCAGGAACACTTTTGAATTATTGAAGGACGCAGATATTAACTTCATCGGTAATGTTGAATCCAGGGACCTTCTCGAGGGAGCAGCAGATGTTGTTGTCGCAGACGGTTTTACAGGTAATATGGTCCTGAAAACCATTGAAGGAACTGCGATGTCAGTGTTTAAAATGCTTAAATCTGCTTTGACTTCAAGCTTTAAAAGTAAGATGGCTGCAGCTGTTCTGAAGCCGGATCTGACAGTGCTGAAGAATAAGATGGATTACACGGAATATGGCGGTGCTGGACTTTTTGGCCTTAAGGCTCCGGTAATCAAAGCTCATGGATCTTCTGATGCGAATGCAGTTTTTAATTCAATCCGTCAGGCGAGGGAAATGGTCGAGAAGGATGTATCGGGAACGATCAAATCAGCCATTGAATAAAAAAAAGTATAGGCAACGTTATAAAAAAACGAGTTAAAGGGGAATCTTTCATGGGGAAAATCGCGTTTTTGTTTCCTGGACAGGGATCGCAGACAGTAGGGATGGGACAGGCCCTTGCAAATGCAGAACAATCAGTCTCAGAAACTTTTAAAAAAGCGGACGAGGTCCTGGGGGAAAGCTTAAGCACCCTGATTTTTGAAGGGCCGCAAGAAAAACTTACGCTTACGACAAATGCTCAGCCTGCTCTTTTGACGACTAGTATTGCGATCTTGAATTATTTCAGCCAGTTTGGGATCAGGCCGGACTATACTGCCGGCCATAGTCTGGGTGAATATTCTGCATTGGTCGCTTCAGAAGCTATTTCGTTTGAAGATGCTGTGTTTGCAGTCCGGAAACGTGGTGAGCTCATGGAAGAAGCTGTCCCAAATGGAGAAGGAACAATGGCAGCTGTACTCGGTATCGATCGCCATAAGCTCATCGATGTGACCGAAACTGTAACCGCTGGCGGAAACCCTGTTCAGTTGGCCAACTTGAATTGTCCTGGCCAAATCGTGATTTCTGGTTCAAAGCTTGGAGTGGAAGAAGCCTCTGTAAAAGCAAAGGAAGCTGGAGCCAAACGGGTCATACCTCTGGATGTCAGTGGTCCATTCCACTCATCACTGATGAAGCCGGCTGCTGAAAAATTTGAATCGATACTGGAAAACATAGAAATAAAAAATGGGGTTGTCCCGGTAATCGGAAATGTTACTGCCGAACCGATGACAGATGCTTCTGAATTCAAGAAAAGGCTGGTGGAACAGCTCTACTCTCCGGTACTATGGGAGGATTCAGTCGCTAAAATGCTGGAACTTGGTGTCGATACTTTTATAGAAATCGGACCAGGAAAGGTCTTGTCTGGGCTAGTTAAGAAAGTAGACCGCTCAGCAAAGACGTTCGCCATCAATGATGCAGAAACTTGTGCAGCCGTTGTTGCTGCCCTGAAGGAGGAGAAGGAATGAGGCTGGAAGGTAAAGTGGCGCTTGTAACTGGGGCTTCACGTGGAATTGGAAGAGAAATTGCATTAGAACTTGCCAGGGAAGGCGCGTCCGTTGCTGTCAATTATGCAGGCAGTGAAGCAAAGGCCCTTGAAGTGGTTGATGAAATCAAGGCAATGGGACGAGATGCATTTGCCATCCAGGCAGATGTCTCCAATTCAGAATCAGTAACTGATATGGCCAAGGGAACGATCGAGCGGTTCGGCAAGATTGATATTCTTGTTAACAATGCAGGTATAACTAAAGACAACCTGTTGATGAGGATGAAAGAGTCTGAATGGGATGATGTCATCAACATTAACTTAAAAGGTGTCTTTCTGTGTACGAAAGCAGTCACAAGACAAATGATGAAACAGAGAAGCGGAAGGATAATCAATATCTCCTCCATTGTCGGTGTAAGCGGAAATCCTGGGCAGGCTAACTATGTTGCTGCAAAATCAGGTGTGATCGGGCTTACAAAAACATCTGCGAAGGAACTATCCTCAAGGGGCATCACCGTGAACGCAGTGGCTCCAGGCTTCATCACGACAGACATGACGGATAAGCTAAATGAGGAAGTTAAAACGGAAATGCTGAAGCAGATTCCCCTAGCGCGTTTCGGCGAGCCAAAAGACATCGCAAGAACAGTCGTCTTCCTGGCCTCCGAAGACAGCGCCTATATGACAGGCCAAACCCTCCACGTAGATGGCGGCATGGTGATGTAGGATTTATTTAAAGCTACTAGGGAAGTGCTAAACGATAAGGTCGCATATAATTTAATCCGAAAATTGGGCTCTGTTATAAGCAACACTTAGATTAAACAACCTGTTGATTGTAGTGGAAGGCGCGTAGACTCCTCCGAAAATGCTACCGCATTTCCATCGTGCGTGGGCAGATTCGAGGAAGCTCAATCAATGTCCTGCGGGATAAGCAAGTAATGGGGAGACCCCACAGGCGCATAAAGCGCCGAGGAGGCTCCCCGACTGCAAGGAAGAATTGGTTTATGAAAAATCCGGCCTTTGGAATTTTTCATTATTCTTCCCCGCGGAAAGCGAAGCGCCTGGAACGAAAATCAACAGACTAGTTTAACAGAGCCCTAATATTAAAAAGTTATTACAGCCATTTATTATTTAAATAAAATCAACTATAATGGCTTGAGGGGAGGTGAACAAGCATGGCAGACGTTTTAGAACGCGTAACAAAAATTATTGTTGACCGTTTGGGAGTAGATGAATCTCAAGTAACTTTAGAAGCATCTTTTAAAGATGATCTTGGTGCTGATTCCCTTGATGTTGTTGAATTGGTAATGGAATTAGAAGACGAGTTCGACATGGAAATTTCTGATGATGATGCTGAAAAAATCGGTACAGTTGGTGACGCTGTTAACTACATAAATAGCCAAAAGTAATTGTTCGATTTACTGAGAAGCTCCGTTTTTATAAACGGGGCTTTCTTCTGTAAAAAAGTCCTAAAATCTTGTCAGTTAATGTTATTTGAGTTGTAACTAAGTAAACGAAAAAGTAATCTGCTGGAATAGACCAAGTTTTTTTGCTTTATTGGCGTTATTTTTTGTAAACTGTTAGTAGTCTGTTTTGTTTTGCAATGACACAATCAACGAAATCTGCAATTCATTTAATAACAGCTTTAAATTATGAGCAAGGTGGAATAAATTATGCGCAACAATGGAAGAGAAAGAGAAAAAAAGAATACTCGCGCAAAGGAGCAGAAGTTCAAAGAATTCCAGGACAAAATTGGTATTCATTTTGATAGTGAGAAGCTTTTAAAACAGGCATTTACACATTCATCCTATGTGAATGAGCATCGGAGAAAGCCCCATGAAGATAATGAGAGGCTGGAGTTTCTTGGTGACGCTGTTTTGGAACTGACTGTATCCCGTTTCTTATATAAGAAGTACCCGATGATGAGTGAAGGAGAACTTACTAAGCTGCGCGCAGCTGTAGTCTGTGAACCATCACTTGTAGCTTTTGCTAATGAACTTTCCTTTGGTGAACTTGTTTTGCTTGGAAAGGGAGAAGAAATGACTGGTGGAAGAACAAGGCCAGCTCTGTTGGCAGATGTATTTGAGGCGTTCATCGGTGCCTTATACCTGGATAAAGGAATTGAAACAGTCACTACATTCCTAGAAGAAATCGTGTTTCCGAAAATCAATGCCGGTGCTTTTTCTCATGTGATGGATTTTAAGAGCCAGCTTCAGGAACTTGTACAGCGGGACGGTGCGGGCTCGCTTGAATATCGGATCATGAAGGAAATTGGTCCAGCGCACAGCCGGGAATTCGAATCCAGAGTTTTCTTGAATGGGCAAGAATTAGGGACAGGCACTGGACGCTCGAAAAAGGAAGCCGAGCAACATGCTGCCCAGATGGCCCTTGAAAAATTGAAATCCCATATGGAAGCAAATATGGAAATGGGCGATAAATAGAACGATTTTTACAAAAGAAGATGCATCTAAAATTCAAAATTGTCTAGCTCCAGCGCCTAGCCAGTTTTCATCCCCGACACTGCATCCTTGAGTATCTTGCGAGAAGCGTTAGCTTTGAGCAGCTCGAGTCGCTTGTATAGCTGCGGCTCCTAACTCCTCGAGACGTTTCGGTCCTGCCAATGAAGTCAAAGAGCGACTTCACTGTCAAGCCCTCCAACGCTTGTCGGAGTTGGGCAGTCGCCTCCGCTTTTCGAATTGTCTAGTTTCGCCTCCTAGAAACTCCGAAACTTCAACTCCGCCGGCAGAAGCAAAAAGCGCTTCTTTGTCGGAGTCTCCAGTTTCTGCGTTTCTGGGCAGTCGGCTATACTTTTCGATTTCGGTCCGCCCAATGAAGTCAAAGAACGACTTCACTGGTCGGCCCTCCAGCGCTTGTCGGGGCTGGGCAAGGCGCTTGCGCTTTTCGAATGACAACTTAGAGAAATAGTTTAACTGGAAAGGGAGAGCCATATTGTTTTTAAAACGATTAGATGTGGTCGGCTTTAAATCGTTTGCGGAAAGGATTTCAGTAGAATTCGTTCCAGGTGTGACTGCTGTCGTGGGTCCAAATGGTAGCGGGAAAAGCAATATTACTGACTCCATCCGCTGGGTTCTGGGGGAACAATCAGCCAAGTCGCTTCGTGGTGCAAAAATGGAAGATATCATTTTTGCTGGAAGTGATTCACGGAAGCCGCTGAATTTCGCAGAAGTAACGTTGACCCTTGATAATGAAGATCAATCACTGCCGCTGGATTACAATGAAGTGAGTGTAACCCGGCGTGTCTACCGTTCAGGAGACAGTGAATATTTGATCAACAAACAGAATTGCCGACTTAAGGATATTGTTGATTTGTTCATGGATTCAGGACTGGGCCGTGAAGCTTTCTCCATTATCAGCCAAGGGAGGGTTGAGGAAATCCTCAACAGCAAACCTGAGGACCGCAGGACGATTTTTGAAGAGGCTGCTGGTGTCCTGAAATACAAATCCCGAAAGAAAAAAGCAGAAAGCAAGCTTTTTGAAACGCAGGAAAATTTAAATCGGGTGACGGACATCATCCATGAATTAGAAGGCCAGGTAGAGCCGTTAAAAATCCAGGCTGCAATTGCAAAGGATTACCTGCAGCAAAAGGAAGAACTAGAACAGATTGAAGTAGCGTTGACTGCCTATGAAATCGAAGATCTGCATGGGCGATGGGAACAGCTTTCCAGGCAGCTTGAACAGCATAAGGAAAATGAAATCAAACAGTCTGCTGGCCTTCAGAAGAAAGAAGCTGAAATTGAAAAAATGAGGGACCAGCTTGCCGCGCTGGACGAATCAGTCAGCGATTTGCAGAATGTGCTTTTGTATGCAAGTGAGGAGCTAGAAAAGCTTGAAGGCAGACGAGAAGTACTCAAGGAAAGAAAGAAGAATGCATCACAAAACAAAGGGCAGCTAGAAAAGAATATTGCGGAGCTGACAACTTCGATTGAGCAGCTGGAAAACCAGAAGGCTGAGTACGAACAATCTGTTTCTGTATTAGCTGGCGAAGCTGCCGCATTCCAGAAAGAGCTTCAGCAGAAGCAGGAGCAGTTAAAGTTATACAGTGAAGATGTCGAGCATAAAATCGATTCTATCAAAAGCGATTATATCGAGGTGCTGAACGAACAGGCTGGTGCCAAAAATGAAAAAATCTATATTGAACAACAGCTGCAGCAGCAAGCAGCCAAAGGATCCAGGCTGGATAATGACAACGATCGTTTTGTCTCAGTTCGTGATGAAATCAATGAGAGGAAAGCGGAAATAGAGAAAAAGGTGGCCTCTACCCAGCAGGAATTGGAGGAGCAGGCTAGAATCTTTTTTGAAGAACAGAAGAAGCTTGAATCCTTACGGAATAATTACGAGAAGCAAGAGAAAACATTGTATCAAGCCTATCAGTACTTGCAGCAAGCTAAATCAAAGAAAGAAATGCTCGAAGAAATGGAAGAGGATTATTCAGGCTTTTTTCAAGGTGTAAAAGAAGTGCTGAAGGCGAGGGATACCCGTCTGCAAGGAATAGAGGGTGCGATTGCTGAACTCATTCAAGTTCCTAAGCAATATGAAACGGCAATGGAAACGGCTCTCGGCGGTGCGATGCAGCATATTGTTGTCCAAAATGAAGAGAATGCGAGAGCAGCAATCCAGTTCCTGAAGCAAAAATCATTTGGTAGAGCTACCTTCCTTCCCTTGAGCATCATCAAAGGGAAATATTTGGCATCCTCACAGCTTTCGCTTCTTTCAGGCCACAGTGCTTATGTCGGTACTGCTGAGGAATTGATTCAATTCGATCAAAAGTATGCCGAAGTCGTAAAGAACTTGCTTGGCAATGTAGTGATCGCCAGGGATTTAAAAGGTGCCAATGAAATTGCCAAAATGCTGCAATACCGCATCAGGATCGTTACACTTGATGGCGATGTGGTCAATCCTGGCGGGTCGATGACTGGGGGAGCAGTGAAGCAAAAATCGAGTTCTCTCCTTAGCCGTAAGGGTGAACTTGAGGACTTAACGTCCAAGCTTGCTGATATGGAGGAAAAGACCAGATCGCTTGAATCGAAGGTCAAATCATTAAAGGCAGAAACACAAGCAAGTGAAGCAAGGCTAGAAGAACTGCGGAAAGCAGGGGAAGAGCTGCGCTTCAAACAGCAGGGCTTAAAAGGTGACCTACGGGAAGTAGAATTGGAACAGAAAAATATAAATGAACGGTTATCTGTATACGATTCTGAGAAGACACAGCTTGATACCGATAAAGTAAAGCTAGAATCTAGATTGGTTGAACTCGACGGCCTACTGGCTAAGTATCGTGAAAATCTTCTCAAATTCGATAAAGAAATAGAACGCTTGACCGAGCTGAAGAACTCGAATTCTACTTCCAAGGATACCCTTGTATCTGAAATCAGTGATTTGAAGATCAGCCTGGCTTCCAAGAAAGAACAGCTTTCACATGTGAAGGAAAAGCTTGATTCAGCCGTTAACCAGGCAGAGGAGCAATCACGGAAATTGGATATTTTAAAAGAGGATCTATCTCTTCTTTCCTCTGAAATGACCGATAGTTCTTCCGGGGAAACGCAATTGGAAGAAGCGGCAAGAAGAAAGCTGCAGGACAAGAATGAAACGCTTAAGCTGATTTCTTCGCGTAGGAATGAGCGTTTGGAGCTTCAAAATAAGCTCGAGGACCAGGAACTGGAATCAAAGGAGCTAAGGCGGCTTCTAAAGGGTATCAATGAAGTTCTCAGGGACGAAGAAGTAAAGCTGAACAGACTTGACGTTGAACTGGATAATAAGCTTGCACACCTTCGCGAGGAGTATCTGCTTTCATATGAAGCAGCTAAGGAACAATATCCTTTGACCATCCCGGCAGATGAGGCGAGAAGAAAAGTTAAGCTGATCAAAATGTCGATTGAGGAACTGGGGACGGTGAACCTCGGTTCTATTGAAGAATACGAGCGTGTCTCAGAGCGCTATGAATTTCTTTTGGAGCAGAAAAATGATCTGCAGGAAGCCAAGGATACTTTATTCCTTGTTATCGAGGAAATGGACCATGAGATGAAAAAGCGGTTTGAACAGACATTCACCGCGATCCGTTCACACTTCGAGTCCGTGTTCCAGGCATTGTTTGGTGGAGGCAGAGCGGACCTGAGGCTAACTCAGCCTGATGATCTCCTGAATACTGGGGTTGAAATTGTCGCTCAGCCACCTGGAAAAAAACTGCAAAACCTTGGTCTATTATCTGGCGGGGAGCGCGCGTTGACGGCGATTGCACTATTGTTCTCCATCCTGAAAGTCCGTCCAGTGCCATTCTGTATCCTGGATGAAGTGGAAGCTGCATTGGATGAAGCCAATGTTTACCGTTTCGCTCAATACCTGAAGAAATACCGAGAAGAAACACAGTTTATTGTGATCACTCACCGCAAAGGTACAATGGAAGAAGCGGACGTCCTTTATGGGGTGACCATGCAGGAATCTGGAGTCTCCAAGCTGGTATCCGTCCGGCTTGAAGATTCAAATGAACTGGTGAAAGCTTAATTTAACGTTCTGCCTCCAGAGAGATGGGTTGCCCTGTTCATCTCCTCAAGCGGAATGGGGTCTTATTGAATTAATGTAGGAAGGCGATGGAACCATGAGTTTTTTTAAGAAACTAAAAGAAAAGTTTACGACACAAACTGAAAGTGTCACAGAGAAATTCAAAGATGGTTTGACGAAAACAAGGGATAACTTCTCCAATAAAGTGAATGACCTTGTATCGCGCTATCGTAAAGTTGATGAAGAATTTTTCGAAGAGCTGGAAGAAATTTTGATCCAGGCAGACGTTGGCTTCGAAACAGTAATGGAATTAATCGAAGAGCTGAAAAAAGAGGTCAAACGCCGCAATATCCAGGATACAAAAGAAGTCCAGTCTGTCATCTCCGAGAAGCTCGTTGATATCTATGAGGCCGGATCTGATGTTGACTCTTTCGAGCTGAACATCCAGGAAGACGAGTTGACCGTCATTTTGTTCGTTGGAGTCAATGGTGTCGGCAAGACAACAACTATCGGCAAACTGGCCCATAAGTTCAAGTCAGAAGGGAAAAATGTCTTGCTTGCTGCAGGAGATACCTTCCGTGCAGGTGCAATCGAACAACTAGAAGTTTGGGGCGAGCGCGTTGGTGTCGACGTCATCAAGCAGGCTGAAGGTTCTGATCCGGCAGCTGTCATGTATGATGCTGTCCAGTCGGCGAAGTCAAGAAAAGCGGATATCCTGATTTGTGATACTGCCGGCAGATTGCAAAATAAGGTAAACCTCATGAAAGAACTTGAAAAGGTCAAGCGTGTCATTGAACGGGAAGTGCCGGGAGCTCCTCATGAAGTCTTGCTAGTGCTTGATGCCACTACTGGCCAAAACGCCTTGATCCAGGCTAAAACCTTTAAAGAAGCGACTGACGTAAGCGGCATCGTCCTTACTAAGCTTGATGGAACAGCAAAGGGCGGTATTGTTCTTGCCATCCGCAATGAGCTGAACATTCCGGTTAAATTTGTGGGCCTTGGTGAAAAAATGGATGACTTGCAGGAATTTGATGCTGAAAGGTATGTATATGGCCTTTTCGCAGACGTGGTCGATAAAGAGGAAACTGAAGAGGAATCGTGATTTACCAACAAATCGCTGTAAAGAACTTTTCTTGACAGGGAAGATGATCGTGTGTAAACTCTTAATGTAAAGGTATTTCACTTAACATGGGGGAATCGAAATGCTTGAGAAAACGAACCGGATGAACTATTTGTATGACTTTTATCAGGCATTGCTGACTCCAAAACAAAGCAGTTATATGGCTCTGTACTATCTTGATGACTATTCGCTCGGAGAGATTGCTGAAGAGTATGATGTAAGCCGGCAGGCTGTATACGACAACATCAAACGCACGGAAGCGATGCTCGAGGAGTATGAAGAAAAGTTGTTGTTGTTCGGAAAATTCCAGAAAAGAAGTGAGCTTATTTCAAAGTTGAAAAAGCGTATCGGGGATGGAGAGAACGATCACGATTTGCATGAAATGATAGCCGAGCTTGAGAAATTAGACTAGGGAGGCGCATGATATGGCATTTGAAGGATTGGCCGACCGACTGCAAAATACGATGCAAAAGATCCGTGGAAAAGGCAAGGTCTCGGAAGCGGATGTAAAAGAAATGATGCGAGAGGTCCGTCTGGCGCTTCTAGAGGCTGACGTTAACTTTAAAGTTGTTAAAGACTTCGTCAAGAAAGTCACTGAAAGGGCAGTTGGCCAGGAGGTTGTCAAAAGCCTGACACCGGGCCAGCAGGTCATTAAAGTTGTTAAAGAAGAACTTACTGAGCTGATGGGCGGAGAGCAAAGCAAGATCGCTGCCGCAAATCGTCCTCCGACTGTCATCATGATGGTCGGTCTTCAAGGTGCTGGTAAAACGACCACCACCGGTAAGCTTGCAAATCTCCTCCGCAAAAAATACCATCGAAAACCGTTGCTTGTAGCGGCAGATATCTATCGTCCAGCTGCCATCAAGCAGCTCGAGACACTCGGCAAGCAATTGAGCATGCCAGTATTCTCGCTAGGAGACCAGGTCAGCCCTGTTGAAATTGCAAAACAGGCGATTGCCAAGGCGAAGGAAGACCATAATGACTATGTCCTCATCGATACTGCAGGTCGTCTCCATGTGGATGAAAACCTGATGGACGAGCTGAAGCAGATCAAAGAGCTTTCCAAACCAGACGAGATTTTTCTTGTTGTCGATGCGATGACAGGTCAGGATGCCGTGAATGTCGCACAAAGCTTCAATGAACAGCTTGGCTTGACTGGCGTTGTCCTGACAAAGCTTGACGGTGATACACGTGGCGGTGCAGCGCTATCCATCCGTGCTGTTACCAATACTCCGATCAAATTCGTCGGTCTTGGTGAAAAGCTTGATGCCCTGGAAGCATTCCACCCTGAAAGGATGGCGTCCAGGATCCTAGGTATGGGAGACGTTCTTACCCTGATCGAGAAGGCGCAGGCAAACGTCGATGAAGAAAAGGCGAAAGAGCTTGAGAAAAAAATGCGTACTGCATCCTTTACTCTTGATGACTTCCTGGATCAGCTTGGCCAGGTGAAAAAGATGGGGCCATTGGATGAAATCCTGAAAATGATGCCTGGCGCGAACAAAATCAAGGGCATGAACAATCTTCAAATCGACGAAAAGCAAATCTCGCATGTCGAGGCGATCATCCAGTCAATGACCGCCCATGAAAAAACTCATCCTGAAGTCATCAACGCCAACAGGCGGAAACGGATCGCGAAGGGTAGCGGTACCTCCATCCAGGAAGTAAACCGCCTGCTCAAGCAGTTCGAAGATATGAAAAAGATGATGAAACAGATGACGAACATGCAGCAAAAAGGCAAGAAAAAAGGCGGTTTCAAACTGCCGTTCAACCCGTTTTAACTTGTAAATTAAGGTATTTTCAGTCTGTAAAGAAAAAACACTTTACAAGCTGTTTTCTATTTGGTATTATTCTATCTTGTGTGAAACTATTCGGAGGTGCTTATTTAAAATGGCAGTAAAAATTCGTTTAAAGCGTATGGGAGCTAAAAAGTCTCCTTTCTATCGTATTGTAGTAGCTGATTCCCGTTCACCACGTGACGGCCGTTTCATCGAGTCTGTAGGAACTTACAACCCAGTTGCTCAACCAGCAAAAGTTGAACTTAACGAAGAGTTAGTTCTTAAGTGGTTGAATGACGGTGCAAAACCATCTGATACAGTGCGTAACTTGTTCTCTAAGCAAGGTATCATGGAAAAATTCCACAACTCAAAGCTTAGCAAGTAATTGTGGACACGCCCATGAAAGAATTAATTGAGACGATCGTGAAGCCACTTGTTGATTTTCCTGAAGATGTCCATGTAAATGAACATGAAGAGGATCAGCGCGTTACCTATAAGCTTTCCGTCAACAAAAGTGATATGGGCAAAGTTATTGGTAAGCAGGGACGCGTTGCAAAGGCGATTCGAACAGTAGTCTATGCAGCAGGTTCATCACAGCAAAAGAAGATTTTCTTAGAAATCGTCGAATGACAATCATCTGCGCAAGCAGAAGATAGATAACTCTATAAATGATTGTTCTGGAAGGGAGGGGTAACCCTCCTTTTTTCTATTTGTAGAAATTAAGGTATAATAAGTACTTGATATATATTTATGATCAATAGTTTAATTATTATTTTTCATTTGCTTGGCTTTAAGGGGGAGATGCTTTGAAGGTACTGCAAACAATCATTGTCAAACAGGTACTGACGGAAGAGAGCAAGGAGAAAATCCACCAAAAATACCACTCCAGAAAGCTTCAGCTGCAGAAGGAATGCGATCAACTGAGATTTGAACTGAAGAAGCTGGAAAAATCAAAGAAGTTTCCGCCTGAAACATTGAAAAAGCATTTTGAACAAGAAATAAAAGTTCATAAAGAAAAAATCAAGCTCCTGGATTTTCAAATAGAACAACTACATATTCTTCCGCTTGGGAGTGAAATTAAAGAAACGGAGCTGCAAGGAATTGTCGACGTTAGTGTTGGCGATCAATGGGATGAGTTTCTTTCAGGAAAGACTATTATTGTGAAAGATGGCATCGTGGCCGAAATACGCGAGAGGTGATTGAGAAATGGAAAAGTATTTTAATGTCGGAAAGATAGTAAATACGCATGGCATCCGCGGCGAAGTTAGAGTGATTTCAAGAACCGACTTTCCAGAGGAACGTTATAAGATAGGGAATACATTATTTTTATTCATGCCAGGTTCAAAGGAACCGGAGGAATTGATAGTGAAAAGCCACAGAGTCCATAAGAATTTTAACCTGTTGACATTTGAAGGGTTCGACAATGTCAATCAGGTAGAAAGAATGAGGGATGGCATCCTTAAGGTTCCAGAAACTCAGCGCGGGCATCTAGAGGAAGGCGAGTTTTATTTCCAGGATATCATCGGCTGCAGCATGTTTACAACAGAAGGTGAGGAACTCGGCAAGGTCATCGAGATCTTGACTCCGGGTGCCAATGATGTCTGGGTTGTAAAGGGAAGCAATGGCAAGGAACTCCTGATCCCATATATTGAGGACATCGTGAAAAAAGTGGACGTCAAGGAGAAGGTTATTGAAATTGAGCCGATGGAAGGGCTTCTTTCATGATGAACATCGATGTCCTGTCTATTTTTCCAGAAATGTTTGAGGGTGTGCTTGGTCATTCAATCCTGAAAAAAGCTGCTGAAAAAGGAGCGGCACAGTACAATGTTGTCAATTTCAGGGACTTTGCTGATAACAAACATCAGACAGTCGACGACTATCCATATGGCGGCGGTGCTGGCATGGTGTTGAAACCACAGCCGATTTTCGATGCTGTGACGGATTTGAAAGAGCGAGCAAAAAGCA
This portion of the Mesobacillus sp. S13 genome encodes:
- the fapR gene encoding transcription factor FapR, with product MKRNKRERQSMLTVTIKENPFITDEELAEKFSVSIQTIRLDRLELSIPELRERIKNVAEKRFEDEVRSLPLEEVIGEIIDIELDQSAISILDIKREHVFKRNKIARGHHLFAQANSLAVAVINDELALTAKANIQFTRSVKEGERVIAKARVKKIDSENGRTLVEVVSFVNSESVFKGDFEMYRSKNDK
- the plsX gene encoding phosphate acyltransferase PlsX — its product is MRLAVDAMGGDNAPREIVLGAMKAIEKYDDIHIVLVGDEKKIREHLTKEERIEILHTEEVILGTDEPVRAVRRKKTASMVLAAQQVADGKADACISAGNTGALMAAGLFVVGRIEGIERPALAPTLPTIGGEGFLLLDVGANADAKPEHLVQYAIMGSIYSEKARGIANPRVGLLNIGTEEKKGNELVRNTFELLKDADINFIGNVESRDLLEGAADVVVADGFTGNMVLKTIEGTAMSVFKMLKSALTSSFKSKMAAAVLKPDLTVLKNKMDYTEYGGAGLFGLKAPVIKAHGSSDANAVFNSIRQAREMVEKDVSGTIKSAIE
- the fabD gene encoding ACP S-malonyltransferase, producing MGKIAFLFPGQGSQTVGMGQALANAEQSVSETFKKADEVLGESLSTLIFEGPQEKLTLTTNAQPALLTTSIAILNYFSQFGIRPDYTAGHSLGEYSALVASEAISFEDAVFAVRKRGELMEEAVPNGEGTMAAVLGIDRHKLIDVTETVTAGGNPVQLANLNCPGQIVISGSKLGVEEASVKAKEAGAKRVIPLDVSGPFHSSLMKPAAEKFESILENIEIKNGVVPVIGNVTAEPMTDASEFKKRLVEQLYSPVLWEDSVAKMLELGVDTFIEIGPGKVLSGLVKKVDRSAKTFAINDAETCAAVVAALKEEKE
- the fabG gene encoding 3-oxoacyl-[acyl-carrier-protein] reductase, which codes for MRLEGKVALVTGASRGIGREIALELAREGASVAVNYAGSEAKALEVVDEIKAMGRDAFAIQADVSNSESVTDMAKGTIERFGKIDILVNNAGITKDNLLMRMKESEWDDVININLKGVFLCTKAVTRQMMKQRSGRIINISSIVGVSGNPGQANYVAAKSGVIGLTKTSAKELSSRGITVNAVAPGFITTDMTDKLNEEVKTEMLKQIPLARFGEPKDIARTVVFLASEDSAYMTGQTLHVDGGMVM
- a CDS encoding acyl carrier protein, with the protein product MADVLERVTKIIVDRLGVDESQVTLEASFKDDLGADSLDVVELVMELEDEFDMEISDDDAEKIGTVGDAVNYINSQK
- the rnc gene encoding ribonuclease III, producing MRNNGREREKKNTRAKEQKFKEFQDKIGIHFDSEKLLKQAFTHSSYVNEHRRKPHEDNERLEFLGDAVLELTVSRFLYKKYPMMSEGELTKLRAAVVCEPSLVAFANELSFGELVLLGKGEEMTGGRTRPALLADVFEAFIGALYLDKGIETVTTFLEEIVFPKINAGAFSHVMDFKSQLQELVQRDGAGSLEYRIMKEIGPAHSREFESRVFLNGQELGTGTGRSKKEAEQHAAQMALEKLKSHMEANMEMGDK